In one Parambassis ranga chromosome 6, fParRan2.1, whole genome shotgun sequence genomic region, the following are encoded:
- the cox5aa gene encoding cytochrome c oxidase subunit 5Aa — MFRAAVRLSVSGVRSLTRTQPGCQAPLASRCYSHGKKETEEEFDARWVTYFNKPDIDAWELRKGMNTLIGYDLVPEPKIIEAALRACRRLNDLASAIRILEAVKNKAGPHKDIYPYVIQELRPVLEELGVSTPEELGIDKV, encoded by the exons ATGTTCAGAGCCGCCGTCCGACTCTCGGTCTCCGGTGTCCGGAGTCTAACCCGCACGCAACCAGGCTGCCAAG CTCCTTTGGCCTCAAGGTGTTACTCACATgggaagaaggagacagaggaggagtttGATGCCCGCTGGGTCACTTATTTCAACAAGCCAGACATTGATGCATGGGAGCTGAGAAAGG GGATGAACACACTAATTGGGTATGATCTGGTACCTGAGCCAAAGATTATTGAGGCTGCCCTCAGAGCCTGTCGGAGGTTAAACGACTTGGCCAGCGCTATCCGAATTTTGGAAGCTGTGAAG AACAAAGCAGGACCTCATAAAGACATCTATCCGTACGTGATCCAGGAGCTGCGGCCTGTTTTAGAGGAGCTTGGTGTCTCCACACCTGAAGAGCTTGGCATTGACAAAGTGTAA
- the rpp25a gene encoding ribonuclease P protein subunit p25a, which produces MDHQSASFSSSVSSSSLKLDQSNFRRISRTEDSSLYPIPGLAADILHMRVKEGSKIRNLLRFATLRMQGEGRDSAGTLLRQVVFSGSGRGVTKTITCVEILKRKVEGLHQVSKLYYKTIHEVWESPQQGAPGTTMERTVPAICILLSKDPLDPQEPGYQPPQVISGPTDTGRHRGLLRVAHSPPSQRTAKRLCLDDWNMRPT; this is translated from the coding sequence ATGGATCATCAATCAGCTTCATTCAGTTCCTCTGTCTCATCTTCATCTCTAAAACTTGATCAGAGCAACTTCAGGAGAATCAGCCGCACAGAGGACAGCAGTCTCTACCCCATCCCAGGCCTCGCAGCAGACATCCTGCACATGCGAGTAAAAGAAGGAAGCAAGATACGAAATTTGCTGCGGTTTGCAACATTACGGATGCAAGGAGAGGGAAGAGACAGCGCTGGGACATTGTTGAGACAGGTGGTCTTTTCTGGCTCAGGTAGGGGAGTCACCAAGACCATCACCTGTGTGGAGATCCTGAAGCGCAAAGTGGAAGGGCTGCACCAAGTGTCCAAACTCTACTATAAGACCATACATGAAGTGTGGGAGAGTCCACAGCAGGGAGCACCAGGTACAACCATGGAGAGGACGGTCCCTGCCATCTGCATCCTGCTCTCAAAAGACCCACTGGATCCCCAGGAGCCGGGATACCAACCCCCACAAGTCATCAGCGGTCCTACAGACACAGGGAGACACAGAGGTCTGCTCCGGGTGGCTCACAGTCCCCCCTCACAGCGCACAGCCAAGAGACTCTGTCTGGATGACTGGAACATGCGTCCCACCTAA